The following proteins are co-located in the Anser cygnoides isolate HZ-2024a breed goose chromosome 2, Taihu_goose_T2T_genome, whole genome shotgun sequence genome:
- the LOC106038391 gene encoding LOW QUALITY PROTEIN: cation channel sperm-associated auxiliary subunit delta (The sequence of the model RefSeq protein was modified relative to this genomic sequence to represent the inferred CDS: deleted 2 bases in 1 codon), giving the protein MSYSSAGPTILQHPCEGFGSKGQPKVSTYLGKDVFISMDASESSLSPLPIPEELKAKEVVVSTITFVHSHDSDQWPGLPVLREPWQADFYDGICDGEMSTATVDIPDNVISCIDVAPVTAHIAVSCPPTKHIRIFKNVAACRKSFIQERALRSKFSYTISHNIYDPQFRWSKYTADTLRIKANFTNLGCPFRPLLIYCKNPQVPVLELWEDNKYQKRVSADFMFEIHGMHNCDYLLTISLLKEQELSDPHTAWTKSNYVRSCKNRSESELKWPSIKHLILHKDGNKITFPSYNGLYIFKASVVGKFYSYCDLSVTFSVYMHGAFPMSYLSFWTALSGILNLFLILT; this is encoded by the exons ATGAGCTACTCCAGTGCTGGCCCCACCATCCTGCAGCACCCCTGTGAAGGGTTTGGCTCTAAAGGGCAGCCAAAGGTATCCACGTACCTAGGGAAGGATGTTTTCATCAGCATGGATGCTTCTGAGAGCAGCCTCTCCCCACTCCCCATCCCAGAAGAACTTAAGGCCAAAGAAGTTGTTGTCAGCACCATCACCTTTGTGCACAGTCATGACAGTGATCAATGGCCGGGTTTACCTGTACTTCGAGAGCCTTGGCAG GCTGACTTCTATGATGGTATATGTGATGGAGAGATGTCTACTGCCACTGTGGACATCCCTGACAATGTCATCAGCTGTATTGATGTGGCTCCCGTAACTGCACATATTGCAGTGTCCTGCCCACCTACAAAGCAtatcagaatttttaaaaatgtagcagCATGCAGAAAAAGCTTCATTCAGGAAAGGGCGCTGAGAAGTAAATTCAGTTATACAATCAGCCATAACATATATGACCCACAGTT TCGCTGGAGCAAATACACAGCGGACACTCTACGGATCAAAGCTAACTTTACAAATCTGGGATGTCCTTTCCGTCCTCTCCTGATATATTGCAAAAATCCTCAGGTGCCAGTTCTTGAGTTATGGGAAGATAATAAATATCAGAAGCGTGTCTCTGCTGACTTTATGTTTGAAATACATGGAATGCATAACTGTGATTATCTTTTGACT atttctttgctgaaagaaCAGGAGTTGTCAGATCCACATACTGCATGGACCAAAAGTAACTATGTAAGAAGCTGTAAGAATAGGAGTGAATCTGAGTTAAAGTGGCCTTCCATCAAGCATCTGATTCTTCATAAAGATGGAAATAAGATCACTTTCCCTTCATATAACGGtctatacatttttaaagctagTGTAGTGGGTAAATTTTACAGTTATTGTGATTTATCTGTAACCTTCTCAGTATATATGCATGGTGCTTTTCCCATGAGCTATCTAAGCTTTTGGACAGCACTGTCAGgcattctgaatttatttttgattttgacATGA